One window from the genome of Oceaniferula flava encodes:
- the leuC gene encoding 3-isopropylmalate dehydratase large subunit: MAKTLFDKIWDAHAVTDIEGGPTQLYIDRQFAHEVTSPQAFNGLRERGLEVLRPSKTTATPDHNIPTWDQDKPIADPISKFQVETLTKNCNEFGITLYGLGNNKNGIVHVVGPENGYTLPGMTIVCGDSHTSTHGAFGTIAFGIGTSEVEMVLASQCILQPRPKTMLINIDGELGKAVSAKDIILYVISQLSTGGGTGHFVEFAGSAITALSMEARMTLCNMSIEMGARGGLIAPDQTTFDYIEGREFAPKGDDWDKAIAYWKTLKTDDGAKFDKVFNFNAKDIEPMITYGTNPGMGVGISGSIPTLDEIDKASQATFKQSMDYMGFQPGDKMIGKKIDYVFVGSCTNGRIEDLRTFCDFIKGKKKADHVTAWIVPGSRQVEKQAREEGLIKIMTDAGFVMRQPGCSACLAMNDDKIPAGKYSVSTSNRNFEGRQGPGARTLLASVLTAAAAAITGEVTDPRTMTESPEPALV; the protein is encoded by the coding sequence ATGGCTAAAACTCTATTCGATAAAATTTGGGACGCACACGCAGTGACTGACATTGAGGGTGGCCCGACGCAGCTTTACATCGATCGCCAGTTCGCCCACGAGGTGACGTCTCCCCAGGCATTCAACGGCCTCCGCGAGCGCGGTCTCGAGGTGCTCCGCCCGAGCAAAACCACCGCCACGCCGGATCACAATATCCCGACTTGGGACCAGGACAAGCCGATCGCCGATCCCATTTCCAAGTTCCAGGTCGAGACCCTCACTAAGAACTGTAACGAGTTCGGCATCACTCTCTACGGACTCGGTAATAACAAAAACGGCATCGTGCACGTGGTCGGACCGGAAAACGGCTACACGCTGCCCGGAATGACCATCGTCTGTGGCGATAGTCACACGTCCACTCACGGCGCCTTCGGCACCATCGCCTTCGGCATCGGCACCAGCGAGGTGGAAATGGTGCTCGCCAGCCAGTGCATCCTCCAGCCGCGACCGAAAACCATGCTCATCAATATCGATGGCGAGCTGGGCAAGGCGGTATCGGCCAAGGACATCATCCTCTACGTCATCTCCCAGCTGTCCACCGGCGGCGGCACCGGCCACTTTGTCGAGTTCGCCGGCTCTGCCATCACCGCGCTTTCCATGGAGGCCCGCATGACACTGTGTAACATGTCCATCGAGATGGGCGCACGTGGCGGCTTGATCGCTCCGGACCAGACCACCTTCGACTACATCGAAGGCCGCGAGTTCGCTCCCAAGGGCGACGACTGGGACAAGGCGATCGCATACTGGAAAACTCTGAAAACCGACGACGGTGCCAAGTTCGACAAGGTCTTCAATTTCAACGCCAAAGACATCGAGCCGATGATCACCTACGGCACGAACCCAGGTATGGGCGTCGGCATCAGCGGCTCCATCCCAACGCTCGATGAAATCGACAAGGCGAGTCAGGCGACCTTCAAGCAGTCGATGGACTACATGGGCTTCCAGCCTGGCGACAAGATGATCGGTAAGAAAATCGATTACGTCTTCGTCGGCTCCTGCACCAACGGCCGCATCGAGGATCTCAGAACCTTCTGCGATTTCATCAAGGGTAAGAAAAAGGCCGACCACGTCACCGCATGGATCGTCCCCGGCAGCCGTCAGGTGGAGAAGCAAGCACGCGAAGAAGGCCTGATCAAGATCATGACTGACGCCGGATTTGTCATGCGTCAGCCCGGTTGCTCCGCCTGTCTCGCGATGAACGACGATAAGATCCCTGCCGGAAAATACAGCGTCTCCACATCGAACCGGAACTTTGAAGGTCGCCAAGGCCCCGGCGCCAGAACCCTGCTCGCCAGCGTGCTCACCGCCGCCGCCGCAGCCATCACCGGCGAAGTCACCGACCCTCGCACCATGACCGAGTCCCCAGAGCCAGCATTGGTCTAA
- a CDS encoding sigma-70 family RNA polymerase sigma factor — protein MSTPPPSSEFVSLLTEHQADLWAFIITQLPGSPDVSDVLQKTNLTLWKKQADFELGSNFRAWAMTIARFEVLAHLKKHNRGSWLVFNDELLATIADESPQAITPSASRLSQLEQCLQKLRPNHRELLNHRYQSKDGLETYARKCGRSVSSLSVTLHRVRATLRKCINEGLAMIKIEGDAQ, from the coding sequence ATGTCTACACCGCCACCATCATCAGAATTTGTCAGCCTTCTCACAGAGCATCAGGCGGATCTGTGGGCATTTATCATCACTCAGCTTCCAGGGAGCCCTGATGTCAGTGATGTTTTGCAAAAAACCAATCTCACCCTTTGGAAGAAACAGGCGGACTTTGAGCTGGGCTCCAATTTTCGTGCTTGGGCAATGACGATCGCACGCTTTGAAGTTTTAGCTCACCTCAAAAAACACAATCGTGGCAGCTGGCTGGTTTTCAATGACGAGCTCCTCGCAACGATTGCCGATGAGAGCCCTCAAGCCATCACGCCCAGTGCCTCACGGCTCAGCCAGCTGGAGCAATGTTTACAGAAGCTACGCCCGAATCATCGCGAGCTGCTCAATCATCGTTATCAGTCTAAGGACGGGCTTGAAACTTACGCTCGGAAGTGTGGTCGCAGTGTCTCCTCGCTCTCCGTCACCCTCCACCGTGTCAGAGCCACTCTACGCAAATGCATCAACGAGGGGCTGGCCATGATCAAGATAGAGGGAGATGCACAATGA
- a CDS encoding LamG-like jellyroll fold domain-containing protein, with protein MTQPLESRIQSLLDGSIDESNFHHLEDELLASPEARAIYYQYAALHQGLEFRLSRSTAGTSMTGLADARSHLERLRSRRIAVFAAAALVIISLVCMRLYFVAPSQKPEAQFATAPGTVFTLTHSGENKSGNEHHLAPESRLQVSQGTVELNFSNGVQAIVQGPADMTLHDENKLYIDTGTGWFHVPEQAKGFTVVTRELKVIDLGTEFGVLSHPEKDDEVHVFKGKVQVEALHGVKKSTSLTAGEAVLVRPYGRFQVVANTPEGFQHELPKTLPHIHWSFDDKDKLLTSNTIHTASQLNSQLHNTPSSSPLLSQGKFGTALSLDGSSQYLSSDWPGILGNAPRSVAFWMKLPTRRSAPPVVTKTIIGWGTQQEGDLKNYNTKWTIHLDFAENRHPMLNISFGGFWFYAPETSLDDNSWHHITVTYDGQSDENGHPHTRLYIDGKAHHIAPAFSSPPRTDQEGQVMIDTLENTPLVIGATLSRDPALLIRPEYFLEAQIDELFIIEGSISEKSVLQLMETNQLTH; from the coding sequence ATGACCCAGCCACTAGAATCACGTATCCAGTCACTTTTGGATGGCTCCATAGACGAAAGCAATTTCCACCACCTTGAAGACGAGCTGCTCGCCAGCCCCGAGGCGCGTGCGATCTACTATCAATACGCCGCGTTACATCAAGGTCTGGAATTCCGACTTTCAAGGTCCACAGCCGGCACCAGCATGACTGGACTTGCCGATGCCCGCAGCCATCTGGAACGCTTGCGTAGCCGCCGCATTGCTGTTTTCGCTGCTGCCGCCTTAGTCATTATCAGTCTTGTTTGTATGCGCCTGTATTTTGTCGCTCCATCACAAAAACCAGAAGCTCAATTCGCCACTGCTCCAGGCACCGTCTTCACGCTAACACACAGTGGGGAAAACAAGTCAGGAAATGAGCACCACCTCGCCCCGGAATCTCGACTCCAGGTCAGCCAAGGCACAGTGGAACTGAACTTCTCCAATGGAGTGCAAGCCATCGTGCAAGGACCTGCCGACATGACACTGCATGACGAAAATAAACTCTACATCGACACAGGCACCGGCTGGTTCCATGTGCCGGAACAGGCCAAGGGGTTCACCGTCGTCACACGTGAACTCAAAGTCATCGACCTCGGAACAGAATTTGGTGTCCTCTCTCATCCCGAAAAAGATGACGAGGTGCATGTTTTCAAAGGTAAAGTCCAGGTGGAGGCTCTGCATGGAGTCAAAAAATCGACCAGCCTGACTGCTGGGGAAGCTGTGCTCGTGCGTCCGTATGGGAGGTTTCAGGTCGTCGCCAACACTCCGGAAGGTTTCCAACACGAGCTTCCGAAAACGTTGCCTCACATCCACTGGTCGTTCGACGACAAAGACAAGCTGCTCACATCGAACACCATCCATACGGCCTCTCAGCTCAACTCCCAACTCCATAACACCCCATCTTCTTCTCCTTTATTGAGTCAGGGAAAATTTGGCACTGCTCTGTCGCTCGACGGCTCCAGTCAGTATCTCTCAAGCGATTGGCCGGGTATCCTTGGCAATGCGCCCCGCAGCGTTGCGTTTTGGATGAAGTTACCAACACGCCGCTCCGCTCCGCCAGTTGTTACCAAGACCATTATCGGCTGGGGCACTCAGCAGGAAGGCGACCTCAAAAACTATAACACCAAGTGGACCATCCACCTTGATTTCGCTGAAAACCGCCACCCCATGCTCAACATCAGTTTTGGTGGGTTCTGGTTCTACGCTCCCGAGACCTCACTCGATGACAACAGCTGGCATCACATCACCGTGACCTACGATGGACAATCCGATGAAAACGGACACCCACACACCCGGCTCTACATCGATGGCAAAGCTCACCATATCGCCCCGGCATTCTCCTCCCCTCCCCGAACTGACCAAGAAGGGCAGGTCATGATCGACACCTTGGAAAACACGCCTCTTGTCATCGGAGCAACACTTTCCAGAGACCCCGCCTTACTCATCCGCCCAGAGTATTTTCTCGAAGCGCAGATTGATGAACTCTTCATCATCGAAGGCTCCATCAGTGAAAAGTCTGTTCTACAGCTCATGGAAACCAACCAGCTGACTCACTGA
- a CDS encoding MGH1-like glycoside hydrolase domain-containing protein — protein MNPENHRIKENRERSKHWLRWGPYLSERQWGTVREDYTEHGHSWSAFPHDQARSRVYRWSEDGLNGWSDRRGRLCFAPALWNGKDPILKERLYGFGGHEGNHGEDCKECYYYLDSTPSHSYTKVLYKYPQCEYPYQNLLKENSQLTRLDPEIELADLGVFDDDRYFDVVQEVAKRTPEDILWKISVTNRAAVRAPIHVLPQVWFRNIWEGGNASEKPDQKPRMFIEDGVLKIHHETLGKFVFHVDATDSKPFKRWLFTDNETNEEAIFNRKSKNPYTKDAFHRFVIDGAKEVVNPNKEGTKAAPMFKFLVPAGETVTIRCRLHRERENNGFSSFEEFDETLAARIRECDEFYDEKIPQHLPEQEKLVCRQSYAGLLWTKQFYHFVVKDWLHHSPDGSPLPARRLIGRNHDWQHVYAQDVFSMPDKWEYPWFAAWDSAFHMIAFAAIDPDYAKSQLLLLLREWYMHPNGQLPAYEWNFSDVNPPVHAWAVWRVYKIGAPRGERDLLFLEKAFQKLLINFTWWVNRKDSEGRHVFGGGFLGLDNIGVFDRSHALPDGSHLHQADGTAWMASYCLTMLAMALELAPEKPAYGDIASKFFEHFVNIVDAINSIGGTGLWNEEDGFYYDQLMIDREFPMHLRTRSLVGLLPLFATMTLRQDVIDQLPEFKKRVDWFLTNRTDLLKYISFRTAKKRGLGGMILLSIASEERLRKTLERMLDPDEFLSDFGIRSLSKVHEKEPFVFSHGGETNEVRYTPGESETDMFGGNSNWRGPIWFPTNYLLIEALERYYFYYGDSFLIEYPIGSGNECNLREVAHDLCGRLVKLFTPDENGARPCYGDASRYAEKEHWQDLLLYHEYFHAETGEGLGASHQTGWTSLVTHLIHKRDRID, from the coding sequence ATGAACCCAGAAAACCACCGCATCAAAGAGAATCGTGAACGCAGCAAACATTGGCTGCGCTGGGGGCCTTACTTGAGCGAACGCCAGTGGGGCACGGTCCGCGAGGACTACACCGAGCACGGCCACAGCTGGTCGGCCTTTCCCCACGATCAGGCGCGCAGCCGGGTTTACCGCTGGAGCGAGGACGGACTGAACGGTTGGTCGGATCGGCGCGGACGTCTATGTTTCGCCCCCGCGCTTTGGAATGGCAAGGACCCGATCCTGAAAGAGCGCCTCTACGGCTTTGGCGGTCACGAGGGCAACCACGGGGAGGACTGCAAGGAGTGCTACTACTACCTCGATTCCACTCCGTCTCATTCCTACACCAAGGTGCTCTACAAGTATCCGCAGTGTGAATATCCCTACCAGAATCTCCTCAAGGAAAACAGCCAGCTGACCCGTCTCGACCCCGAGATCGAGCTGGCGGACCTGGGGGTCTTTGATGACGATCGCTACTTCGATGTGGTCCAGGAAGTGGCCAAGCGCACCCCCGAAGACATCCTCTGGAAGATTTCCGTGACCAATCGCGCCGCCGTGCGCGCCCCCATCCACGTCCTGCCCCAGGTTTGGTTCCGCAACATCTGGGAGGGTGGCAACGCCAGTGAGAAGCCCGATCAGAAACCGCGCATGTTCATTGAGGACGGGGTGCTGAAAATCCATCACGAGACGCTGGGGAAATTTGTCTTCCACGTCGACGCGACCGATAGCAAGCCCTTCAAGCGCTGGCTGTTCACTGACAACGAAACCAACGAGGAGGCGATTTTCAACCGCAAGAGCAAGAACCCATACACCAAGGACGCCTTCCACCGCTTTGTCATCGATGGAGCCAAGGAGGTGGTGAACCCGAACAAAGAAGGCACCAAGGCTGCGCCGATGTTCAAGTTCCTGGTGCCGGCCGGCGAGACGGTCACCATCCGCTGTCGCCTGCACCGCGAGCGCGAGAACAATGGGTTTTCCTCCTTCGAGGAGTTCGATGAAACCCTCGCCGCACGTATCCGCGAGTGCGATGAATTCTACGACGAGAAGATCCCGCAGCATCTCCCCGAGCAGGAAAAGCTGGTCTGCCGGCAGTCCTACGCCGGTTTGCTCTGGACCAAGCAGTTCTATCACTTTGTGGTCAAGGACTGGCTGCACCACAGCCCGGATGGCTCGCCATTGCCGGCGCGTCGATTGATCGGGCGCAACCACGATTGGCAGCATGTTTACGCGCAGGACGTTTTCTCCATGCCGGACAAGTGGGAATACCCGTGGTTTGCCGCCTGGGATTCCGCCTTCCACATGATTGCCTTTGCCGCTATCGATCCAGATTACGCCAAGAGCCAGCTGCTGCTGCTGCTGCGCGAGTGGTACATGCACCCGAACGGTCAGCTGCCGGCCTATGAGTGGAACTTTTCCGATGTCAACCCACCGGTCCACGCCTGGGCGGTCTGGCGGGTTTATAAAATCGGAGCCCCGCGCGGCGAGAGAGACCTGCTGTTCTTGGAAAAGGCCTTCCAGAAGCTGCTCATCAACTTCACCTGGTGGGTCAACCGCAAGGATAGCGAAGGCCGACACGTCTTCGGCGGTGGCTTCCTCGGGCTGGATAATATCGGCGTTTTCGATCGCTCCCACGCTCTGCCGGATGGATCGCACCTGCACCAGGCGGACGGCACCGCCTGGATGGCCAGCTACTGCCTAACCATGCTGGCCATGGCGCTGGAACTGGCACCGGAGAAACCGGCCTACGGCGATATCGCTTCCAAGTTCTTCGAGCACTTCGTCAATATTGTTGATGCTATCAACTCGATCGGCGGCACCGGGCTGTGGAACGAAGAGGATGGATTTTACTACGATCAGTTGATGATCGATCGGGAGTTCCCCATGCACCTGCGCACCCGCTCACTGGTCGGGCTTCTGCCGCTTTTTGCCACCATGACCTTGCGCCAGGACGTGATCGACCAGCTTCCCGAGTTCAAAAAACGGGTCGATTGGTTCCTCACCAACCGCACCGATCTGCTGAAATACATCTCTTTCCGCACGGCGAAAAAACGAGGCCTCGGCGGCATGATTTTGCTCTCGATCGCCTCCGAAGAGCGCCTACGCAAGACCCTGGAGCGCATGCTTGATCCCGATGAGTTTTTGTCGGACTTCGGCATTCGCTCACTCAGCAAGGTGCACGAGAAGGAGCCCTTTGTGTTCAGTCACGGCGGCGAGACCAATGAGGTGCGCTACACCCCCGGCGAGTCCGAGACGGATATGTTCGGCGGCAACTCGAACTGGCGCGGACCGATCTGGTTTCCCACCAATTACCTGCTGATCGAGGCACTTGAACGCTACTACTTCTACTACGGCGATTCCTTCCTGATCGAGTATCCCATCGGCTCGGGCAACGAGTGCAACCTGCGCGAGGTGGCGCACGACCTCTGCGGTCGTTTGGTCAAGCTGTTCACCCCGGATGAAAACGGAGCGCGTCCCTGCTACGGCGATGCCAGCCGCTATGCGGAGAAGGAGCACTGGCAGGATCTGCTGCTGTATCACGAATACTTCCATGCGGAAACGGGCGAAGGGCTCGGCGCTTCCCACCAGACCGGTTGGACCTCGCTGGTGACCCATCTGATCCACAAGAGAGATCGGATCGATTAG
- a CDS encoding PEP-CTERM sorting domain-containing protein, whose amino-acid sequence MKHTILTSTAAASILIGTAQAATVTWNNTSTDGLWYTDANWDTGSTPVVDGTDNVMINNGDTITHNPSADLDITTGSTVTVSGGSTVNQTVTNWQRLQGGTLTIDNATWNTTSYFRVGFDNGDAGGTFNLINGASATFDNEFHVGPDVTRAWTNPGFTFDMNIGGGSTLDLNGAVGMWLYDSDLSDYNINFTGAGTIEGRIGIETEGVANNVATWENLWDNGILQWNGANVGQFDDYFSTSGTAGTTEYTLTAVPEPSSAALVGLSGLALILRRRK is encoded by the coding sequence ATGAAACATACAATACTAACCAGCACCGCAGCGGCAAGCATCCTCATCGGCACAGCGCAAGCGGCTACCGTGACGTGGAACAACACCAGCACCGACGGATTGTGGTATACAGATGCAAACTGGGACACGGGGAGCACCCCTGTCGTCGATGGAACAGACAACGTCATGATCAACAATGGCGATACAATAACTCACAATCCGTCAGCGGATCTCGACATCACCACTGGCTCCACGGTTACCGTCTCAGGTGGCAGCACCGTCAATCAAACGGTAACTAACTGGCAGCGCCTCCAAGGAGGAACCCTGACCATCGATAATGCCACGTGGAATACCACAAGCTACTTTCGAGTTGGCTTTGACAACGGCGATGCAGGCGGTACATTCAACCTAATAAACGGTGCATCTGCCACATTCGACAATGAATTCCACGTTGGCCCTGATGTGACACGCGCCTGGACTAACCCCGGTTTCACCTTTGACATGAATATCGGAGGAGGCAGCACGCTTGACCTAAACGGAGCCGTAGGGATGTGGCTCTACGATTCAGACCTCTCTGATTACAATATCAACTTTACCGGTGCCGGCACAATTGAAGGCCGCATCGGAATCGAAACCGAAGGAGTCGCCAACAACGTCGCTACCTGGGAAAACCTGTGGGACAACGGCATCCTTCAGTGGAACGGTGCTAACGTCGGACAATTCGACGATTATTTCAGCACCTCTGGAACCGCAGGAACGACCGAATACACACTCACCGCAGTTCCCGAACCATCCTCCGCAGCCCTGGTCGGACTCAGCGGACTAGCTCTGATTCTGCGCCGTCGCAAATAG
- a CDS encoding alpha-isopropylmalate synthase regulatory domain-containing protein, producing the protein MHIEIMDTTLRDGEQTSGVSFSAHEKLSMAKILVESVKVDRIEVASARVSDGEFEGVKAITAWAKKHGHLDKVEVLGFCDGKVSVDWITSAGGRVINLLAKGSQRHVELQLRKTPEQHLADIKELIAYADSQNVDVNIYLEDWSNGMISSPDYVFFMVDGLKETSIKRFMLPDTLGILNPDQTLDFCSQMVERYPDLWFDFHAHNDYDLAAANVFSAVKAKIHGIHATVNGMGERAGNVPLSSVIGVVHDQLKESTNIEETAINKVSRIVETYSGVRIPANKPVIGEFVFTQTAGIHADGDSKDNLYYNGLLPERFGRTREYALGKTSGKANIQKNLEDLGISLDDADLKRVTNKIIELGDKKERVTKEDLPFIIADVLGDAAVNHGIEVVNYSLSLTQGLNPVATVRLSVQGEFYQATSIGDGQYNAFVRALWKIYNRLDKPHPHLVDYSVTIPPGGRTDALVEATILWEFNGKQFKTRGLDVDQTEAAIKATIKVLNIIEEF; encoded by the coding sequence ATGCACATAGAAATCATGGACACCACGCTGCGCGATGGTGAACAAACCTCAGGAGTCTCATTCTCCGCCCATGAGAAGCTGAGCATGGCGAAAATCCTGGTCGAGAGCGTCAAGGTCGACCGCATCGAGGTCGCTTCCGCCAGAGTCTCGGATGGTGAGTTCGAGGGGGTGAAGGCGATTACCGCGTGGGCGAAAAAACACGGCCATCTCGATAAGGTAGAGGTGTTGGGCTTCTGCGATGGCAAGGTTTCGGTCGATTGGATTACCTCCGCCGGCGGACGTGTCATCAATCTGTTAGCCAAAGGTTCGCAGCGCCACGTCGAGCTGCAGCTTCGCAAAACTCCGGAGCAGCACCTCGCTGACATCAAGGAACTGATCGCCTACGCCGACTCCCAGAATGTGGATGTGAACATCTACCTGGAAGACTGGAGCAACGGCATGATCAGCTCGCCGGACTATGTGTTCTTCATGGTTGATGGCCTGAAGGAAACGTCGATCAAGCGCTTCATGCTGCCGGACACGCTCGGGATTTTAAACCCAGACCAGACACTGGATTTCTGCAGCCAGATGGTCGAGCGCTACCCGGACCTGTGGTTCGATTTCCACGCTCACAACGATTACGATCTCGCTGCGGCGAACGTTTTCAGTGCGGTGAAGGCAAAAATCCACGGCATCCACGCCACCGTCAACGGCATGGGCGAGCGCGCCGGTAATGTGCCGCTTTCCAGCGTCATCGGCGTCGTTCACGATCAGCTGAAGGAGTCGACCAATATCGAGGAAACGGCGATCAATAAGGTCAGTCGGATCGTCGAGACATACTCTGGTGTTAGGATTCCCGCAAACAAGCCGGTCATCGGTGAGTTTGTTTTCACCCAGACCGCCGGCATCCACGCCGACGGCGATTCCAAGGACAACCTTTACTACAATGGTCTGCTGCCGGAACGCTTCGGTCGCACGCGCGAATACGCCCTCGGAAAAACCTCCGGCAAGGCGAACATTCAGAAGAACCTCGAGGACCTCGGCATCAGTCTCGACGATGCCGATCTCAAGCGCGTGACTAACAAGATCATCGAGCTCGGTGATAAAAAAGAACGCGTCACCAAGGAAGACCTGCCATTCATCATTGCGGATGTCTTGGGCGATGCCGCTGTGAACCATGGCATTGAGGTGGTGAACTATTCACTCTCGTTGACCCAAGGGCTCAACCCGGTGGCCACCGTCCGCCTGAGCGTGCAGGGCGAGTTCTATCAGGCCACCAGCATCGGCGACGGCCAATACAATGCCTTTGTCCGGGCGCTGTGGAAAATTTACAATCGGCTTGATAAACCCCACCCACATTTGGTGGATTACTCCGTCACCATTCCCCCCGGTGGTCGCACCGATGCCCTGGTGGAGGCAACCATCCTCTGGGAGTTCAACGGCAAGCAGTTCAAAACCCGAGGACTGGACGTTGATCAGACCGAGGCCGCCATCAAGGCCACGATCAAGGTGCTCAACATCATCGAAGAATTTTAA
- the leuD gene encoding 3-isopropylmalate dehydratase small subunit, translating to MAIEKFNTVTSTCIPLPIENVDTDQIIPARFLKATTKEGFGDNLFRDWRYDKQDQPKADFVLNDPTYSGEIFVAGKNFGSGSSREHAAWAIAGYGLRVVVSSFFADIFKGNALNNGVLPVQVSEDFLAKLFKAIEADPKTTITVNLPDQSITLDSTGESEDFEINPYKKNCMLNGYDDIDYLLSNKDKIEEWEKTSFY from the coding sequence ATGGCTATTGAAAAATTCAACACCGTCACCTCCACCTGCATTCCTTTGCCGATTGAAAACGTGGACACGGATCAGATCATCCCCGCCCGTTTCCTCAAGGCGACCACCAAAGAAGGCTTTGGCGACAACCTTTTCCGCGACTGGCGTTACGATAAACAAGACCAACCCAAGGCCGATTTCGTGCTCAACGATCCCACCTACAGCGGTGAGATTTTTGTCGCAGGAAAGAATTTCGGCAGCGGCTCCAGCCGTGAGCACGCCGCTTGGGCGATCGCTGGTTACGGCCTTCGCGTTGTGGTTTCCAGCTTCTTCGCAGACATCTTCAAAGGCAACGCGCTGAACAATGGCGTGCTTCCTGTGCAGGTTTCAGAAGACTTCCTCGCCAAGCTTTTCAAAGCCATCGAGGCCGATCCCAAGACCACCATCACAGTGAATCTCCCTGATCAAAGCATCACGCTTGATAGCACAGGCGAGTCCGAGGATTTTGAAATCAATCCTTACAAAAAGAACTGCATGCTCAACGGCTACGACGACATCGATTACCTCCTCAGCAATAAGGACAAGATCGAGGAGTGGGAAAAAACCAGCTTCTACTAA
- a CDS encoding YbjN domain-containing protein: MRPTSIQIQSVMDAFGKQSWQFEHLEGKDVIRTAFEAYHTHVHLHAQAFPQLNALSVVGETPMEVDIEHEPVLLELLARANKKITLGSLEYDLDRSQLMFRITNLFERDKFDADIISSMVHAAIAEVDRITPYAAVIQQTPEDLLDDLSVERLLLRDDLIPPVPEDEDSQNI, encoded by the coding sequence ATGCGCCCAACATCTATTCAGATCCAGTCCGTCATGGACGCCTTTGGCAAGCAAAGCTGGCAGTTCGAGCACCTTGAGGGCAAGGACGTCATCCGCACCGCTTTCGAAGCCTACCACACCCACGTGCACCTGCACGCGCAGGCATTTCCCCAGCTGAATGCTCTCTCGGTGGTGGGAGAAACCCCGATGGAAGTGGACATCGAACACGAACCGGTGCTGCTGGAGCTGCTCGCTCGCGCCAATAAAAAAATTACGCTGGGCAGCCTGGAGTATGACCTCGATCGCTCCCAGCTGATGTTCCGCATCACCAACCTCTTCGAACGCGATAAATTCGACGCCGACATTATTTCATCGATGGTGCACGCCGCCATCGCCGAGGTCGACCGCATTACGCCCTACGCTGCGGTGATTCAGCAGACACCCGAAGACTTGCTCGATGACTTATCGGTTGAGCGTCTCTTGCTGCGCGACGATCTCATCCCACCTGTGCCGGAGGATGAGGACAGCCAAAACATTTAG
- a CDS encoding DUF6726 family protein, producing MIRLLLLPPLVLTLNSCALVTVPVKVAESVVTTTAKVTGKAMGAGIDAMHTSDAEEAAAAAEAAREAE from the coding sequence ATGATCCGACTCCTGCTGCTTCCCCCGCTCGTATTGACCCTCAACTCCTGCGCCCTCGTTACCGTGCCAGTGAAGGTAGCCGAATCTGTAGTCACCACCACGGCTAAGGTCACCGGCAAGGCCATGGGCGCCGGCATCGATGCCATGCACACCAGCGATGCCGAAGAGGCTGCCGCAGCAGCCGAGGCGGCACGTGAGGCCGAGTAA